In Syngnathoides biaculeatus isolate LvHL_M chromosome 5, ASM1980259v1, whole genome shotgun sequence, the following are encoded in one genomic region:
- the gbp gene encoding glycogen synthase kinase binding protein, translating into METVQHEPNAPPRREFWYVPSHTSSIVYKSTELVGGWRRGDSEERRLSHSSPTTTTKQPPAFTMPCRKENYIFLEQSVTVDPKEVDALVTKIGEALQLHNNSGGHPKKTACMHSLNPGVGSLVNPAGVLGGGGGGVGGATTTAGAPVTKRQGCCMRLRNRGSSRASPYHIPGSSDQEWDQIKPWNKKRLHADEDDPHRLLQELILSGNLIKEAVRRLQFSAADCGDFSKAADNVPC; encoded by the exons ATGGAGACGGTGCAACACGAGCCAAATG CTCCCCCTCGGCGGGAGTTTTGGTACGTCCCGTCTCACACGTCATCCATTGTTTACAAATCAACGGAGCTTGTTGGTGGTTGGCGGCGTGGCGACAGCGAGGAGCGGCGCCTCTCTCATTCATCtccgacgacaacaacaaaacaaccaccGGCGTTCACGATGCCCTGTCGaaaggaaaactacattttcctGGAGCAGTCCGTCACCGTCGACCCCAAAGAGGTGGACGCGCTGGTTACGAAAATCGGCGAGGCGCTGCAGCTCCATAACAATAGCGGCGGCCACCCGAAGAAGACTGCCTGCATGCACAGTCTCAACCCCGGCGTGGGGAGCTTGGTCAACCCGGCGGGGGtcctcggcggcggcgggggaggAGTCGGAGGCGCGACCACCACCGCGGGGGCGCCGGTAACGAAGCGGCAAGGCTGCTGCATGCGGCTGCGGAACCGCGGCAGCAGCCGGGCGAGCCCCTACCACATCCCCGGATCGAGCGACCAGGAGTGGGACCAAATCAAGCCGTGGAACAAAAAGAGGCTTCACGCCGACGAGGACGACCCGCACCGGCTGCTACAAGAGCTAATCTTGTCGGGCAACTTGATTAAAGAGGCCGTGAGGCGGCTGCAGTTCTCCGCGGCGGATTGTGGAGACTTCTCCAAGGCGGCGGACAACGTGCCGTGCTGA